In Chlorogloeopsis sp. ULAP01, one DNA window encodes the following:
- a CDS encoding glycosyltransferase family 39 protein, whose product MKKIINKIPLLYLIIATFWLRLINIGYSNYQGDEIKALYRPQVGQSMLDFLLTQRKGPIQFLVTYLMSFINPDYDNEFLLRLPFTVASIFAIYFFYKFVQIEFGQKIALYSTLFISLNGLFVAFARIVQYQSFVILFSVLALYLFSLSTKYNDWKIYGLYLGMLLWGLSILAHYDGIFIAPFVFYLVYRWYVNSRNNKQTIKHLIYATTIFLASLSIFYIPFFLSISESTKEYWAERISKQSVSSTKTFMTYNPLFLIYIYAILGLIGIFRIKENFSVVIWFLFPLISLETLVGNPGTHIYTYVIPFCIIMAFGLEEFHSFLKKRFFNPSKYISIFILSTIYISSFLFSHLLFIENKQEYPWENKNFLFLNFKKQSRQSLFGFPYYRHWEKVESYLASTKRNGYFITNEKKSITRYYIPGNFKNLELYPYDSNSTGEIYVIYIKNPQSGNKKILDKEQSYWEERYQPVKTFSNHGRIVTTIYRFSGSEWEKVTKGQ is encoded by the coding sequence ATGAAAAAGATTATAAATAAAATCCCTTTGCTTTATTTAATTATTGCTACTTTTTGGTTAAGATTAATTAATATAGGCTACTCAAATTATCAAGGAGATGAAATTAAAGCATTATATAGACCACAAGTTGGTCAAAGTATGCTTGATTTTTTACTAACTCAAAGAAAAGGGCCTATTCAATTTTTAGTTACTTATCTTATGAGTTTTATTAATCCTGATTATGATAATGAATTTTTACTCAGGTTACCTTTTACTGTAGCAAGTATATTCGCAATTTATTTCTTTTATAAATTTGTCCAAATTGAATTTGGGCAAAAAATAGCTCTCTATTCAACTTTATTTATATCTTTAAATGGTCTCTTCGTTGCTTTTGCAAGAATAGTTCAATATCAATCATTTGTAATTTTATTTTCAGTTTTAGCCTTGTACCTTTTCAGTTTATCTACTAAGTATAATGATTGGAAAATTTATGGATTATATTTGGGGATGCTGTTATGGGGATTATCTATTCTTGCCCATTATGATGGCATTTTCATTGCTCCGTTTGTCTTTTACCTAGTTTATAGATGGTACGTTAACAGTAGAAATAATAAACAGACAATTAAGCATTTAATTTATGCTACAACTATTTTCTTAGCATCGTTATCTATATTTTATATTCCCTTCTTTCTTTCAATTTCAGAATCTACAAAAGAATATTGGGCAGAGAGGATAAGCAAACAGTCTGTTAGTTCGACAAAAACGTTCATGACTTATAATCCATTATTCCTGATATATATATATGCTATTTTGGGTTTAATAGGGATCTTCAGAATTAAAGAAAATTTTTCAGTCGTTATATGGTTTTTATTTCCTCTAATATCATTAGAAACTTTGGTTGGTAATCCTGGTACGCATATTTATACATACGTGATACCTTTTTGTATTATCATGGCTTTTGGATTAGAAGAATTTCACTCTTTTCTAAAAAAGCGATTTTTCAATCCGTCAAAATATATTAGTATTTTTATTTTAAGTACAATATATATATCTTCTTTCTTGTTTTCTCATTTATTGTTCATAGAGAATAAACAAGAATATCCATGGGAAAATAAAAACTTTTTATTTCTTAATTTCAAAAAGCAAAGTAGGCAGAGCTTATTTGGTTTCCCTTATTACAGGCATTGGGAAAAGGTAGAGTCGTATCTTGCAAGTACTAAAAGAAATGGATACTTTATTACTAATGAAAAGAAAAGTATTACGAGATATTATATTCCTGGTAACTTCAAAAATTTAGAATTATATCCTTACGATTCCAATTCCACTGGAGAAATATACGTAATATATATCAAAAATCCTCAAAGTGGAAACAAAAAAATTTTAGACAAAGAGCAAAGCTACTGGGAGGAACGATACCAACCAGTAAAAACTTTTTCTAATCATGGCAGAATTGTAACTACGATTTATAGATTTTCAGGTAGTGAATGGGAAAAAGTAACTAAGGGTCAATAG
- a CDS encoding glycosyltransferase family 39 protein, giving the protein MKRSPLLLAIFLISFALRTLAITASLNTDEGLWIYRGSQFIKRLLEGDLTRTFLKHHPGVPNMWLSGSSMWLNCSLHKLFPGFLGVDLPSDLGACLHIQEFPIPLYIIPRLVQAIITSACMVYLYVLSKRLFGKAVALCTISLLLLEPFFLAYQRFITTDALQADFAVLAILLFLSYLRKDGKRKSLLVSGVFLGLATAAKITALFLLPAVALLIVLIELGIWQSSFPKRGWKRQFQGFALWGATILVVFTLIFPAMWVSPGYVFTQIYKGILDESDRGFLFFLGQLTHSPGILFYPLVLAYRLSPVLQVGLLATSAVLLISKLRQEQQKVPELTALVLISLCVLLILSVSDSKIDRYINLCLPILGLLASVGWLKIIAWVENWVGDRITHLPNFSSDRAPLTAVVLLLLQLIFLLPYYPHYLTYYNPLLGGVKVAQNIFMIGQGEGLEKAAQWLNQSPNVKEIKVASWYSRYFSTYFHGQTLPIDKRIPFGIQPWTQANRVVFYKNQLQRQLPEPKMLAYFAMQQPLYSVRFHDVDYVWVYPGSLPLAEDIKRIQFSSSLSFGEQVRLLGYDLNQTKLSANEDLIITFYWQFLAPLPSDIQLKIGLRENNDSLTKLSNAPLLNGYILPEQISPGTILRDVHKLKISPATSQQRYQIEVGWFSPSQGKEFGRAVISKVIR; this is encoded by the coding sequence ATGAAACGTTCCCCTTTATTGCTTGCCATCTTCCTCATCTCATTCGCATTACGTACCTTGGCAATTACTGCATCCCTGAATACGGATGAGGGGTTGTGGATATATCGTGGCAGTCAGTTTATCAAACGCTTGTTGGAAGGAGATTTAACACGTACTTTTCTCAAGCACCACCCTGGGGTTCCCAATATGTGGCTCAGTGGCAGCAGTATGTGGTTGAATTGTTCGCTGCACAAGCTTTTCCCAGGCTTTTTAGGTGTAGATTTGCCTTCAGATTTGGGTGCTTGCTTGCATATCCAAGAGTTTCCCATTCCTTTGTATATAATTCCTCGCCTAGTACAAGCAATAATCACTTCTGCTTGTATGGTGTATTTATACGTACTGAGCAAGCGTTTATTTGGTAAAGCTGTAGCTCTATGTACGATTAGCCTGCTGCTATTAGAACCATTCTTTTTGGCATATCAACGCTTTATCACCACAGATGCCCTACAAGCTGATTTTGCTGTTCTAGCTATACTACTGTTTCTGTCGTATTTGCGAAAAGATGGAAAACGCAAATCTCTATTAGTTTCGGGAGTGTTTCTGGGATTGGCAACGGCAGCGAAAATTACTGCATTATTTTTACTACCTGCTGTTGCTCTATTAATAGTGTTGATTGAGTTAGGAATTTGGCAGAGTAGTTTTCCCAAAAGGGGCTGGAAGCGTCAATTTCAGGGCTTTGCACTTTGGGGAGCTACTATTTTAGTAGTGTTTACCCTCATTTTCCCAGCAATGTGGGTTTCACCCGGATATGTTTTCACTCAGATATACAAGGGTATTCTAGACGAGTCTGATCGTGGATTTCTTTTTTTCTTGGGGCAACTTACCCATTCGCCCGGAATTCTTTTCTATCCGCTCGTGCTGGCATATCGTCTATCACCTGTGCTGCAAGTAGGGTTGTTAGCAACAAGTGCAGTATTGCTCATATCCAAGTTACGACAAGAGCAACAAAAAGTGCCTGAATTGACAGCGCTCGTTCTGATTTCTCTGTGCGTGCTGCTGATACTATCGGTAAGTGACAGTAAAATCGACCGTTACATCAATCTTTGCCTGCCTATACTGGGGTTACTTGCATCTGTTGGATGGCTAAAAATAATTGCTTGGGTTGAAAATTGGGTAGGCGATCGCATTACACATCTTCCCAATTTTTCTAGCGATCGCGCCCCTTTAACAGCAGTAGTTCTATTGCTGTTGCAATTAATCTTTCTTTTACCCTACTATCCCCATTACCTGACTTATTACAATCCGTTACTTGGTGGTGTGAAAGTAGCCCAAAATATATTTATGATTGGTCAAGGGGAAGGTTTAGAAAAAGCTGCACAATGGTTGAACCAATCACCAAATGTAAAAGAAATCAAAGTAGCTAGTTGGTATAGTCGATATTTTTCCACTTATTTTCACGGTCAAACCTTACCAATAGACAAGCGTATCCCATTTGGAATTCAGCCTTGGACTCAGGCTAATCGAGTAGTATTCTACAAAAATCAATTGCAGCGCCAACTCCCAGAACCAAAAATGCTGGCTTATTTTGCGATGCAGCAACCTTTATATAGTGTGCGGTTTCATGATGTTGACTATGTTTGGGTTTATCCTGGTTCATTACCCTTAGCTGAAGATATAAAACGCATTCAGTTTTCTTCGTCTTTGTCCTTTGGTGAGCAAGTGCGGCTACTAGGTTATGACTTAAATCAAACGAAGTTGTCTGCAAATGAAGATTTGATTATCACATTCTATTGGCAATTTCTTGCACCACTACCGTCAGATATTCAACTCAAAATTGGTTTGCGCGAGAATAATGATAGCCTGACTAAACTTTCTAATGCACCTTTGTTGAATGGATATATACTTCCAGAACAAATCAGCCCAGGCACAATCCTGCGAGATGTCCACAAGCTGAAAATTTCTCCAGCCACATCACAGCAACGCTACCAAATTGAAGTGGGGTGGTTTTCCCCTAGCCAGGGAAAAGAATTCGGACGAGCAGTTATTAGTAAAGTGATAAGGTGA
- a CDS encoding PEP-CTERM sorting domain-containing protein (PEP-CTERM proteins occur, often in large numbers, in the proteomes of bacteria that also encode an exosortase, a predicted intramembrane cysteine proteinase. The presence of a PEP-CTERM domain at a protein's C-terminus predicts cleavage within the sorting domain, followed by covalent anchoring to some some component of the (usually Gram-negative) cell surface. Many PEP-CTERM proteins exhibit an unusual sequence composition that includes large numbers of potential glycosylation sites. Expression of one such protein has been shown restore the ability of a bacterium to form floc, a type of biofilm.) has translation MRPISKESSPQSVPESSSVFGLLTLGAWGFIKALKIRSNKQQ, from the coding sequence ATGCGTCCAATTTCTAAGGAAAGCTCTCCTCAATCTGTACCTGAATCCTCCTCTGTATTTGGACTCTTGACGCTCGGCGCATGGGGCTTTATAAAAGCGCTGAAAATTAGATCCAACAAACAGCAGTGA
- a CDS encoding O-antigen ligase family protein — MNHLYTLLFSLSIILINPFGTMRGEIWTQPKVFAILLICILNFLYLWEEKDTLKIPHSWKISKLLWEIFLAIGLIATVTSPFPLRSLLGQEQMGDGLLYWLLIAIFTLSNSLLLRLHPKLARSQFIGLVIGGVILALSIFPQVINWRIDYTATSGQLLLDNILASTIFQNQQPIGLYSHRGHASFVLAAVAVITLVGWQWRWISTRYAAMASMLIIPALLLTQTRAGILAFVVAGVYWIYQFPLGKQARSFMLCTVLVALLFVGAVSLTRNIETLNRFNFDSNTKILKQLTSDRVYLWEISQRGISKRPLLGWGMNGFGSAYPHVKNSKSVKWVKITRLGNFTFDYQGFDGQRGRQTLPTVKAHNLILDTILSVGVLGLVSYLSLLGLGLWLVIKSPCRGIEAVVVAYIVFTFTWFECAQYTHLAWWSLSLFSISGECENINITS, encoded by the coding sequence GTGAATCACCTCTACACTCTCTTGTTTTCCCTCAGCATCATTCTCATCAACCCATTCGGTACAATGCGCGGGGAAATCTGGACTCAGCCAAAAGTATTCGCAATCCTCCTCATCTGTATACTCAACTTCCTTTATCTGTGGGAAGAAAAAGACACCCTCAAAATTCCCCATAGTTGGAAAATCAGCAAACTGCTGTGGGAAATATTTCTGGCAATCGGGTTAATCGCAACTGTTACTAGTCCCTTCCCCTTACGTTCCTTACTCGGTCAAGAGCAGATGGGTGATGGCTTGCTTTACTGGTTACTAATCGCCATCTTCACTCTCAGCAATAGCCTACTACTAAGATTGCATCCAAAACTAGCCCGTTCTCAATTCATTGGTTTAGTGATTGGCGGTGTCATCCTTGCCTTGAGTATCTTTCCTCAAGTTATTAACTGGCGCATCGACTACACTGCCACCAGCGGGCAACTACTACTAGATAATATTCTGGCTAGTACCATTTTCCAAAATCAGCAACCAATCGGCTTGTATTCTCATCGCGGTCATGCTTCATTTGTCCTAGCAGCAGTGGCAGTTATAACGCTTGTTGGTTGGCAATGGCGGTGGATAAGTACTCGTTATGCTGCTATGGCTAGTATGCTGATTATCCCTGCATTGCTGCTGACTCAAACTAGGGCGGGAATACTAGCTTTTGTTGTCGCAGGAGTTTATTGGATTTATCAGTTCCCTCTGGGGAAACAAGCACGCTCCTTTATGCTCTGCACCGTGTTGGTGGCTTTGTTGTTTGTCGGTGCAGTTTCCTTGACTCGCAACATTGAAACACTCAATCGATTCAACTTTGATAGTAATACTAAGATTCTCAAACAACTAACATCAGACAGAGTGTATTTGTGGGAGATATCACAACGCGGTATCAGTAAACGCCCTTTACTCGGTTGGGGTATGAATGGTTTTGGTAGTGCTTATCCCCACGTCAAAAATTCTAAATCGGTTAAATGGGTGAAGATTACTCGCTTAGGCAATTTTACTTTTGACTACCAGGGCTTTGATGGACAGCGTGGCAGGCAAACGCTACCTACGGTGAAAGCACACAATTTGATTTTAGATACAATTTTATCAGTGGGTGTACTAGGATTAGTGTCTTACTTGTCGCTGTTAGGATTGGGTCTGTGGCTGGTTATTAAGTCGCCTTGCCGGGGGATTGAGGCGGTGGTAGTTGCCTACATTGTGTTTACATTTACATGGTTTGAGTGCGCTCAGTATACGCATCTGGCTTGGTGGTCGTTGAGTTTGTTTAGTATATCTGGTGAATGTGAAAATATTAATATTACATCTTAA
- a CDS encoding nuclear transport factor 2 family protein, producing MSNLEIVKRLYTAFSDRDQNTILQIFDPNIEWIQNEGFPGGGRYCGVDAILNDVFAKFRSEWETWQAVVEEWLDAGDTIIALGEYRGTYKSTGKSTKAAFAHVYRLKDNRIVKFQQYTDTLKVAEAMQ from the coding sequence ATGAGCAACCTTGAAATTGTAAAGCGTCTTTACACAGCATTTAGCGATCGCGATCAAAACACAATTCTTCAAATATTCGATCCCAATATAGAGTGGATACAAAACGAAGGGTTTCCGGGTGGTGGCAGATATTGCGGAGTAGACGCAATTTTGAATGATGTCTTTGCCAAGTTTCGCTCGGAGTGGGAGACATGGCAAGCGGTGGTGGAAGAATGGTTAGACGCTGGCGACACAATTATCGCTTTAGGCGAATATCGTGGCACTTATAAATCAACAGGCAAATCAACAAAAGCTGCATTTGCTCACGTCTACAGGCTTAAAGATAATCGCATCGTCAAATTTCAGCAATACACGGATACACTGAAAGTCGCTGAAGCAATGCAGTAG
- a CDS encoding VOC family protein, translating to MKTTGIHHVAIICSNYEKSKKFYTEVLGFAIINETFRAARNSYKLDLQVGDNCQIELFSFPNPPQRVSKPEACGLRHLAFEVDDIEKTVCDLQAHGIEIEDIRIDEITGKRFTFFQDPDALPLEIYER from the coding sequence ATGAAAACTACTGGAATTCATCATGTAGCAATTATTTGTTCAAATTACGAAAAATCAAAAAAGTTTTATACAGAAGTTTTAGGATTTGCGATTATTAATGAGACTTTTCGAGCAGCTAGAAATTCTTATAAATTAGATTTACAAGTTGGCGATAATTGCCAAATCGAATTATTTTCTTTTCCTAATCCCCCACAAAGAGTAAGTAAGCCCGAAGCTTGTGGTTTAAGACATTTGGCATTTGAAGTTGATGATATCGAGAAAACTGTATGTGATTTACAAGCTCATGGTATTGAAATAGAAGATATTAGAATAGATGAAATTACTGGCAAGAGATTTACTTTTTTTCAAGATCCAGATGCTTTGCCGTTAGAAATTTATGAAAGGTAA
- a CDS encoding VWA domain-containing protein, translated as MKVSLLPKLNDGNLDASQMNSQRQLAISVSAIAEQMDRDVPLNLCLILDHSGSMSGRPLETVKKAANRIVDRLKPGDRLSIVVFDHRAKVLVPNQAIEDRERIKQQINRLAADGGTAIDEGLRLGIEELAKGKKEAISQAFLLTDGENEHGDNKRCLKFAQLATGYSLTLNTLGFGDNWNQDILEKIADAGGGTLSYIQQPEQAVDEFSRLFNRMQAVGLTNAYLLFSLMPKVRLAELKPIAQVSPDTIELPVQEEADGRYAVRLGDLMKDTERVVLLNLYLGQFPPGKQAITNLQVRYDDPAQNKTGLVSENITVNVNVLSTYQSDSNPEVQQHILALAKYRQTQLAEVKLQQGDRAGAATMLQTAAKTALQMGDVGAATVLQTSATRLQAGEELSESDRKKTRIVSKTVLQDE; from the coding sequence ATGAAGGTTAGTTTGCTGCCTAAACTAAATGATGGCAATTTGGATGCCAGTCAAATGAACAGTCAACGTCAGTTGGCAATTTCTGTTTCTGCGATCGCAGAACAAATGGATCGTGATGTGCCACTGAATTTATGCCTAATTTTGGATCATAGTGGTTCTATGAGCGGGCGACCACTAGAAACTGTTAAAAAAGCCGCAAATCGCATTGTTGACAGACTTAAGCCAGGCGATCGCTTGAGTATAGTAGTTTTTGATCATCGTGCCAAAGTCTTAGTACCTAATCAAGCGATCGAAGATAGAGAGCGCATTAAACAGCAAATCAATCGTCTTGCTGCCGATGGTGGTACTGCTATTGATGAAGGGTTGCGTTTGGGTATTGAGGAATTGGCAAAGGGGAAAAAAGAAGCTATTTCCCAAGCTTTTCTACTAACTGATGGTGAAAATGAACACGGTGACAACAAACGTTGTTTGAAATTTGCCCAGTTGGCTACTGGCTACAGTTTAACTTTAAATACTTTGGGATTTGGCGACAATTGGAACCAAGATATTTTGGAAAAAATAGCTGATGCCGGTGGCGGTACACTTTCTTATATCCAGCAACCAGAACAAGCAGTAGATGAGTTTAGCCGCCTTTTCAACCGGATGCAAGCAGTGGGATTGACTAATGCTTATTTACTTTTCTCTTTGATGCCGAAGGTGCGGTTAGCAGAACTAAAACCAATTGCCCAAGTTTCTCCAGATACGATTGAGTTACCAGTGCAAGAGGAAGCTGATGGACGTTATGCAGTGCGCCTGGGCGATTTGATGAAGGATACGGAACGGGTTGTTTTGTTAAATCTTTATTTGGGGCAGTTTCCGCCAGGCAAACAAGCTATTACCAATTTACAAGTACGTTACGATGATCCGGCGCAAAACAAGACGGGCTTAGTGTCAGAAAATATAACGGTGAACGTAAATGTGCTTTCAACTTATCAAAGCGACTCTAATCCAGAAGTACAGCAGCATATTCTGGCATTAGCCAAGTATCGGCAAACCCAACTAGCAGAGGTGAAATTGCAACAAGGCGATCGCGCTGGAGCAGCAACAATGTTGCAAACTGCTGCCAAAACTGCCCTACAGATGGGGGATGTAGGCGCAGCAACAGTTTTGCAAACTTCTGCCACTCGCCTACAAGCTGGAGAAGAATTATCGGAAAGCGATCGCAAAAAAACCAGAATTGTTTCCAAGACGGTTTTACAGGATGAATAA
- a CDS encoding ATP-dependent Clp protease proteolytic subunit, translating into MDISPIKAVQAPYYGDNFYRTPPPDLPSLLLKERIVYLGMPLVPAVTELIVAELLYLQSDDPDKPIKIYINSTGTSGYSGEPIGFETEAFAIYDTIKYIKPPIHTICIGMAVGMAAMLLSAGTKGCRASLPNASIVLHQPKSYAQGQATDIQIRAKEVLANKATMLDILSRNTGQPKERIEKDMDRLFYMTPKQAVEYGLIDRVFEKEELAHPPVPASIL; encoded by the coding sequence ATGGACATTTCCCCCATCAAGGCTGTGCAAGCCCCTTATTACGGCGATAACTTCTACCGCACGCCACCGCCAGATTTACCTTCTTTATTATTGAAGGAGCGAATTGTCTATCTTGGTATGCCCCTGGTGCCTGCTGTCACGGAACTTATCGTTGCTGAACTGCTGTATTTGCAGTCTGACGATCCAGATAAACCGATTAAAATTTACATCAACTCCACAGGCACCTCCGGTTATAGTGGTGAACCGATTGGCTTTGAGACAGAAGCCTTTGCCATCTATGACACGATCAAATACATCAAGCCTCCTATTCACACCATCTGTATCGGGATGGCAGTAGGTATGGCGGCAATGCTCCTCAGTGCAGGAACAAAGGGATGCCGTGCTAGTTTGCCCAACGCTAGTATTGTTTTGCACCAACCCAAGAGCTATGCTCAAGGTCAAGCAACTGATATTCAAATTCGCGCCAAGGAAGTACTAGCTAACAAAGCAACAATGTTAGACATTCTTTCTCGCAACACCGGGCAGCCCAAAGAAAGAATTGAGAAGGATATGGATCGCCTCTTTTATATGACTCCTAAGCAAGCTGTGGAATATGGCTTGATTGATAGAGTCTTTGAAAAAGAAGAACTCGCTCACCCTCCTGTACCTGCGAGTATTCTTTAA
- a CDS encoding ATP-dependent Clp protease proteolytic subunit has translation MPIGVPKVPYRMPGEQFTQWIDIYNRLYRERIIFLGRDIDDEIANQIIAVMLYLDSEDPGKDIYLYINSPGGMVTSGLAIYDTMQHIKSDVVTICVGLAASMGSFLLAAGTKGKRLALPHSRIMIHQPSGGTRGQATDIEIEAREILRIRRQLNQIYANNTGQSLEKIEKDMDRDFFMSAQEAKDYGLIDRVIEERP, from the coding sequence ATGCCTATAGGCGTTCCTAAAGTTCCCTACCGGATGCCGGGGGAACAATTTACACAATGGATTGATATCTACAATCGTCTTTACCGGGAACGAATTATTTTCTTGGGACGAGACATTGACGATGAAATAGCCAATCAAATTATTGCTGTAATGCTGTATTTGGATTCCGAAGATCCAGGTAAGGATATTTATTTATACATTAATTCCCCTGGTGGGATGGTTACTTCTGGCTTGGCAATTTATGACACCATGCAGCACATCAAATCTGATGTGGTAACAATTTGTGTGGGTTTAGCAGCTTCGATGGGTTCTTTCTTGCTAGCAGCTGGCACTAAAGGTAAACGATTGGCATTGCCTCACTCACGGATTATGATCCACCAGCCTTCTGGAGGTACTCGCGGGCAAGCAACTGATATCGAAATTGAAGCGAGAGAAATTCTGCGGATTCGCCGTCAGCTTAATCAGATTTACGCTAACAATACTGGTCAGTCTTTGGAAAAGATAGAAAAAGACATGGATCGTGACTTTTTTATGTCTGCCCAAGAGGCAAAAGACTACGGCTTGATTGATAGAGTAATTGAAGAACGCCCGTAG
- a CDS encoding J domain-containing protein, with protein sequence MDLGDCYRLLGLRSGASFAEIKASYRRLVQQYHPDINPDDKKAKEKFIALTEAYKLLLEVVPPISIPQPSTPSSGATPQEITKTYSEQTYHQTPQPQPKPQPPQASEIEQRLKWKTYEQLQQFLKARRFPQAIALAEALAERMPEDAEVRQWQAIAYKIWGRALIAQKQLPKAKIYLQKALKTDPHNKALWDEIQLDFQKLEQFL encoded by the coding sequence ATGGATCTTGGAGATTGCTACCGTTTATTGGGTTTAAGATCGGGAGCTTCCTTTGCCGAAATCAAGGCGTCTTATCGCCGACTGGTACAGCAATATCATCCTGATATCAACCCAGATGATAAAAAAGCAAAAGAAAAGTTTATTGCCTTAACTGAGGCATACAAATTGCTGTTGGAAGTTGTACCTCCTATCTCAATACCGCAACCCTCAACTCCATCATCAGGGGCAACTCCTCAGGAAATTACAAAAACTTACTCAGAACAAACTTATCACCAGACGCCACAACCCCAACCAAAACCACAACCGCCACAAGCATCAGAAATAGAACAGCGTTTGAAGTGGAAAACTTATGAGCAGTTGCAGCAGTTTTTGAAAGCAAGGAGGTTTCCGCAGGCGATCGCACTAGCAGAAGCGTTAGCAGAACGGATGCCAGAAGATGCGGAAGTACGTCAGTGGCAAGCAATTGCTTATAAAATCTGGGGAAGGGCGCTGATCGCACAAAAACAGCTACCTAAGGCCAAAATCTATCTGCAAAAAGCTTTAAAAACCGATCCCCACAACAAGGCATTATGGGATGAAATACAGCTTGACTTCCAAAAGTTAGAACAGTTTTTGTGA
- a CDS encoding ester cyclase → MSDSKSSELPLWVQDREIVLANDEGVDWREGQRPDYTYTNQFLHKESQYQHPEGSLEAIAQNLVRTFEMEASHKSNPQQWLSIVSDRFKMSSNGGAQYTAQEVAKEGTYNLFLGESEQYSSKSETFESSFEMFHKAFPDGFLWELTEVLSGPPNVTFKWRHWGTFSGSFKDYAPTGETIEVVGVSIARVTEDLKIESLEHYFDNSTFLQKLTAGGCPFHS, encoded by the coding sequence ATGAGTGACTCCAAATCTTCAGAATTGCCTTTGTGGGTACAAGATAGAGAAATTGTCCTTGCTAACGATGAGGGAGTTGACTGGCGAGAAGGGCAACGTCCAGATTATACTTACACTAATCAATTTCTTCACAAAGAGAGTCAATATCAGCATCCAGAAGGCTCTTTAGAGGCGATCGCTCAAAACTTAGTCCGAACTTTTGAGATGGAAGCGTCTCACAAATCTAATCCTCAACAGTGGCTTTCCATTGTTAGTGATCGGTTTAAAATGAGTAGTAATGGAGGAGCGCAATACACAGCCCAGGAAGTAGCAAAAGAAGGAACTTATAACTTGTTTTTAGGTGAAAGCGAACAGTACAGTTCCAAATCAGAAACTTTTGAATCTTCTTTTGAAATGTTTCACAAAGCCTTTCCCGATGGTTTTTTATGGGAACTAACGGAAGTACTTTCAGGGCCACCAAATGTTACCTTTAAATGGCGGCATTGGGGAACATTTAGCGGTTCTTTTAAAGATTATGCACCCACAGGAGAAACAATAGAAGTAGTAGGCGTAAGTATTGCTCGCGTCACAGAAGATTTGAAAATTGAGTCTTTAGAACATTACTTCGATAACAGCACATTTCTGCAAAAATTAACTGCCGGTGGTTGTCCCTTTCACTCTTAA